The proteins below are encoded in one region of Planctopirus limnophila DSM 3776:
- a CDS encoding Bax inhibitor-1/YccA family protein translates to MRTGNPVLNESAFDRWAHEGGLSSSSVMTVSGAVNKSMVLIGLTASLGLLSFSYLQNNPQLLMPSLIGSAIGGLIASLCVCFWLRSAPVAAPIYALLEGVFLGGITTIFEARFPGIGVQAIAATVGVAAAMLLAYKVGLIRATATFRAGIIAATGGIGLVYLLAFVLSLFNIQAMSFVYDASLLGIGFTAFCVIIAALNLILDFDFIATAASQNLPKNYEWLAAHGLNVTLVWLYLEMLRLLSKLQSRD, encoded by the coding sequence ATGCGTACCGGGAATCCAGTTCTGAACGAGAGTGCTTTTGATCGCTGGGCTCATGAGGGTGGCCTGTCGTCGTCCTCTGTGATGACTGTTTCTGGAGCCGTCAACAAGTCGATGGTTCTGATTGGTTTGACAGCCAGCCTGGGATTACTGTCCTTCAGCTATCTGCAGAACAATCCACAGCTGTTAATGCCATCTTTGATCGGCAGTGCAATTGGCGGGCTGATTGCCAGCTTGTGTGTCTGTTTCTGGCTCCGCAGTGCACCTGTGGCAGCACCCATTTATGCACTCCTGGAAGGTGTGTTTCTGGGGGGGATCACCACAATTTTTGAGGCCCGCTTCCCGGGAATTGGCGTACAGGCGATCGCCGCCACCGTGGGTGTGGCTGCCGCGATGCTGCTGGCCTACAAGGTGGGCTTGATTCGTGCCACAGCCACATTCCGCGCCGGCATAATTGCCGCCACCGGAGGAATTGGTCTGGTCTATCTGCTGGCGTTCGTTTTAAGCCTGTTCAATATTCAGGCGATGTCATTCGTATATGACGCTTCGCTCCTGGGGATTGGGTTCACAGCCTTTTGCGTCATCATTGCGGCCTTGAATCTGATTCTGGACTTTGACTTTATTGCGACGGCAGCCTCTCAAAACTTGCCTAAGAATTATGAGTGGCTCGCTGCCCATGGGCTGAATGTGACTCTGGTGTGGCTGTATCTGGAAATGTTGCGTCTGCTCAGCAAGTTGCAAAGTCGAGACTAG
- a CDS encoding arsenate reductase/protein-tyrosine-phosphatase family protein, protein MTDIVEIRRSDDPRDVIHRVCQSLAQGELVGLPTETTYTVAASALSEVGVQRLKALATELAVNHQPPQFELLLKAADEALDYLVEQSRYGRKLIRRCWPGPVTLRFPKSHCGWFFEQLPETSRHLLTAPENTVSFRVPAHTLPADILNLLPGPLIALSEAQPGRPPLRHARDADQRFGNNLALIVDDGPSRYGEPGTVVQIGNNDWNIAFPGVVSDRTMGRLASEVILFACTGNTCRSPMAEVLFRKLLAEKLSCPEEELVDHGYVILSAGLAAAIGAPANPEAIALLADEGLDLRNHESQPLTERLLQQVDMIYTMTRGHRDAILAERPDLASRVRTLSPAGKDIADPIGGGRDVYRSCKQVIETHLQQIIQDLLSLRSHPS, encoded by the coding sequence ATGACTGACATCGTTGAGATCCGCCGTTCTGATGATCCGCGAGATGTCATTCACCGGGTGTGCCAGTCTTTGGCGCAAGGTGAATTGGTTGGTCTCCCCACCGAAACCACCTATACCGTTGCTGCCAGTGCACTTTCTGAAGTTGGTGTCCAGCGGCTGAAGGCTCTAGCCACTGAACTCGCAGTCAATCATCAACCACCCCAGTTCGAACTCCTGCTTAAAGCGGCTGACGAAGCACTCGATTATCTGGTCGAGCAGTCGCGATACGGCCGCAAACTCATCCGACGTTGCTGGCCAGGCCCTGTGACGTTGCGATTCCCAAAATCTCACTGCGGATGGTTCTTCGAACAGCTCCCTGAAACCAGCCGTCATCTCCTCACGGCCCCAGAAAACACGGTCTCTTTCCGTGTCCCGGCACACACACTCCCGGCCGATATTCTGAATTTGTTGCCCGGCCCCCTGATCGCACTTTCGGAAGCTCAGCCCGGCCGGCCACCGCTCAGGCATGCCCGGGATGCCGACCAGAGGTTTGGCAACAACCTCGCACTCATTGTCGATGACGGCCCTTCCCGCTACGGCGAACCGGGTACCGTCGTCCAGATCGGCAATAACGATTGGAACATCGCATTCCCAGGGGTTGTCTCCGACCGCACGATGGGTCGACTTGCCAGCGAAGTCATCCTATTCGCCTGCACAGGCAACACCTGCCGCAGCCCCATGGCCGAAGTCCTTTTCCGCAAACTCCTTGCGGAAAAACTGAGCTGCCCCGAAGAAGAACTTGTCGATCACGGTTACGTCATTCTCTCGGCAGGTTTAGCGGCAGCCATCGGTGCACCTGCCAACCCCGAAGCCATTGCACTGCTTGCCGATGAAGGTCTTGACCTTCGTAATCACGAAAGTCAGCCTCTGACCGAGCGATTGCTGCAGCAGGTCGATATGATCTATACCATGACACGTGGACATCGCGACGCCATTCTTGCCGAAAGGCCGGATCTGGCTTCACGCGTGCGAACTTTGTCTCCCGCCGGGAAAGACATTGCCGACCCGATTGGTGGGGGACGTGATGTCTATCGTTCCTGCAAGCAAGTCATTGAAACGCATTTGCAACAGATTATTCAGGACCTCTTGTCGTTAAGATCCCACCCGTCATGA
- the rpiB gene encoding ribose 5-phosphate isomerase B has translation MKIAVASDHRGVQIKSKILALVSDLGHQALDFGPQDHESVDYPDYGARVAKAVSRAEVDRGILICGTGMGMCIVANKFRGVRAATCHDDVTAELSRRHNNANVMCLSGDLLGEPFAMRMVEIWLTTEFEGARHARRVDKISHYESEEFSSNS, from the coding sequence ATGAAGATAGCCGTTGCCAGCGATCATCGCGGCGTGCAAATCAAATCCAAAATCCTCGCACTGGTGTCCGATCTCGGACATCAGGCTCTCGATTTTGGACCGCAGGATCACGAGAGCGTCGATTACCCCGACTACGGTGCCCGCGTGGCAAAAGCCGTCTCTCGTGCAGAGGTCGATCGTGGCATCCTCATCTGTGGCACAGGCATGGGCATGTGCATCGTCGCCAATAAATTCCGTGGTGTTCGAGCCGCTACTTGCCACGATGACGTCACTGCCGAACTCAGTCGCCGACACAATAACGCTAACGTCATGTGTCTCTCGGGCGATCTTCTCGGCGAGCCATTTGCCATGAGAATGGTCGAAATCTGGCTCACCACTGAATTCGAAGGTGCCAGGCATGCCCGGCGTGTCGACAAAATCTCTCATTACGAGTCCGAAGAATTTTCATCGAACTCCTGA
- a CDS encoding FAD-dependent oxidoreductase translates to MYDCTIAGGTALAVEVATTAARLGLRTALIEPASAWEISSESVGAQWSPEFLEMITQNEFAAATSSQTLARRLLPFGRREQERQQTLLREARVDCFPGAAKVVGADGASIAVMPMSAANPSVKQPVVDGPLLMTHLLIVATGSMVAPVRHGVSPQVPHESLNSKSSLPFSLGELFLARSTPKSMVVLGSNRWAQAVAKIYSRLGSDVLLLGRRLPERQKSTEWQEFRAGIRGLRPRGDYCEVEICSGERVLVQTVVSCQTEVGVTADLDLGKVGIESDECGKLWCDAMGRTWHPQILAMGSVVGFPEELQQPRNIRQLLEEVYLLKESRTGNSSSHPAGISRMKSPKWLSASKASLPTN, encoded by the coding sequence ATGTACGATTGCACCATTGCTGGTGGAACGGCTCTCGCGGTCGAAGTGGCCACGACGGCGGCACGGCTGGGATTACGAACTGCTTTGATTGAACCTGCGTCGGCATGGGAAATCTCCAGCGAGTCTGTCGGGGCACAGTGGTCACCCGAATTCCTGGAAATGATCACTCAAAATGAGTTTGCCGCAGCAACGAGTTCACAGACTTTGGCTCGTCGATTGCTTCCTTTTGGCCGACGAGAGCAGGAACGCCAGCAGACGCTCTTGAGGGAGGCCCGGGTTGATTGTTTCCCCGGTGCGGCGAAGGTCGTGGGGGCCGATGGCGCCTCGATTGCAGTGATGCCCATGAGTGCTGCAAATCCATCGGTGAAGCAGCCGGTTGTTGACGGGCCACTCCTGATGACACATCTGCTGATTGTGGCGACGGGATCTATGGTGGCTCCTGTCCGCCATGGTGTTTCGCCTCAAGTTCCGCATGAATCGTTGAATAGCAAAAGTTCGCTGCCATTTTCACTGGGAGAATTGTTTTTGGCGAGGTCGACTCCAAAGTCGATGGTGGTGCTGGGGAGTAATCGCTGGGCCCAGGCGGTGGCGAAGATCTACAGCAGGTTGGGGAGTGATGTTCTGCTGTTGGGGCGGCGTTTGCCCGAAAGGCAGAAATCGACTGAATGGCAAGAGTTTCGCGCCGGGATTCGCGGATTGAGGCCACGCGGTGATTATTGCGAAGTGGAGATCTGCAGCGGGGAACGTGTGTTGGTGCAGACCGTCGTTTCCTGCCAGACAGAAGTCGGTGTGACGGCGGACCTTGATCTGGGCAAAGTTGGTATTGAATCGGATGAGTGCGGGAAGCTCTGGTGCGATGCCATGGGGCGAACCTGGCACCCGCAGATTCTGGCGATGGGTTCCGTGGTGGGTTTCCCGGAAGAACTCCAGCAGCCTCGAAATATCAGACAGCTTCTGGAAGAGGTGTATCTGCTGAAGGAGTCGCGAACTGGAAATTCCAGCTCACATCCAGCAGGCATAAGCCGAATGAAGTCTCCAAAGTGGCTGTCTGCCTCAAAGGCCAGTTTGCCGACAAATTGA
- a CDS encoding RluA family pseudouridine synthase produces the protein MAILSKTVTVEKYLAGVRVDSFLVKHFRSYTSWRILRMVAAGLVTIDGQVAATTQRVHPGQQVTIQLTEPPDLFVPPEPTPLEILFEDDSLLVINKPAGLIAHPTGEIPDGTLINAVQHYLDKQSTHPGLERPGIVHRLDRDTSGAMAICKEHLSHRLLSIQFQLGRISKSYLALVEGVLTDDQLVIDLPIGRAPGCSSALMSCRADALEAQASKTSLRVVERFPQHTLVEAKPRTGRMHQIRIHLATIGFPIVGDEFYLKGGEIRPLVWPESERVQVSLLINRQALHAACLSFAHPLTNEWQDFQAPLPDDLRQAIELARLGQT, from the coding sequence ATGGCCATTCTGTCAAAAACGGTCACTGTCGAAAAATATCTGGCAGGAGTCCGTGTCGACAGTTTTTTGGTCAAACACTTTCGCAGCTACACGAGCTGGCGGATTCTCCGCATGGTTGCCGCTGGCCTGGTTACGATCGATGGGCAAGTCGCTGCCACCACTCAACGTGTGCATCCCGGCCAACAGGTGACCATTCAACTTACAGAGCCACCCGACCTGTTCGTCCCCCCCGAACCAACTCCGCTCGAAATCCTGTTTGAAGACGACTCCCTGCTCGTCATCAACAAGCCTGCAGGTCTCATTGCTCACCCGACTGGCGAAATCCCTGATGGTACGCTGATTAACGCTGTCCAGCATTATCTCGACAAACAATCGACTCATCCCGGCCTTGAGCGACCCGGGATTGTCCACAGGCTGGACCGCGATACCAGCGGTGCCATGGCCATTTGCAAAGAACATCTTTCCCACCGCTTACTCTCGATCCAGTTCCAGCTGGGCCGAATTTCCAAAAGTTATCTCGCACTCGTCGAAGGTGTCCTCACAGACGATCAACTGGTCATCGACCTTCCGATTGGCAGGGCACCAGGTTGCTCCAGTGCGCTCATGTCTTGCCGGGCCGATGCTCTCGAAGCCCAGGCCTCGAAAACCTCTCTTCGAGTAGTGGAACGGTTTCCGCAACACACTCTTGTCGAGGCCAAACCCCGCACAGGCCGTATGCATCAGATTCGTATTCATCTGGCAACCATCGGGTTCCCCATTGTGGGAGACGAGTTCTACCTCAAAGGAGGGGAAATCCGGCCACTCGTCTGGCCAGAAAGTGAACGCGTGCAGGTCTCTCTTCTCATCAATCGACAAGCCTTACACGCCGCATGCCTTTCCTTCGCCCACCCGCTCACCAACGAGTGGCAAGACTTTCAAGCTCCCTTGCCCGACGATCTGCGCCAAGCCATCGAACTCGCCCGCCTTGGCCAAACTTGA
- a CDS encoding alpha/beta hydrolase, with protein MLIPLIAPLSLSAQFSYPPEFKEARVETYRKTGSTELKLWIFGESDPKTTKPAIVFFFGGGWNSGSPAQFENQARHFAKRGMIAIVADYRVKSRHNVQVVECVKDAKAAIAWVRENAKRLGVDPDKIAASGGSAGGHLAASTGTISGFGSDERPNAMILFNPACTLAPIAGWQPPGARAKLSTERFGVEATAISPAHHVGPQTPPTLILHGTKDSTVPYASVVAFEAEMKKAGRPCKLVGYEGAEHGFFNRGENYDKTLTEADKFLVDLGWIKK; from the coding sequence TTGCTGATCCCTTTAATTGCACCGTTATCTTTATCCGCACAGTTCTCCTACCCACCCGAATTCAAAGAGGCTCGAGTCGAGACCTACCGAAAAACAGGTTCGACAGAATTGAAGCTCTGGATCTTCGGGGAGTCTGATCCTAAAACTACTAAGCCCGCCATTGTGTTTTTCTTCGGCGGTGGCTGGAATTCCGGATCACCAGCACAATTTGAAAATCAGGCACGGCACTTTGCTAAACGAGGCATGATTGCGATTGTGGCCGACTACAGGGTCAAATCCAGACACAATGTGCAAGTTGTTGAATGCGTAAAGGACGCCAAGGCTGCTATCGCCTGGGTTCGAGAAAACGCCAAGCGATTAGGCGTTGATCCTGACAAGATTGCTGCTTCAGGAGGCTCTGCCGGAGGCCACCTTGCAGCCTCAACCGGCACCATCAGTGGTTTTGGCAGTGATGAACGTCCCAACGCCATGATTCTCTTCAATCCTGCCTGCACTCTCGCACCCATCGCTGGTTGGCAACCCCCAGGAGCCAGAGCAAAACTCAGCACTGAACGATTCGGCGTCGAGGCCACAGCCATCTCACCGGCTCATCACGTCGGTCCGCAGACTCCACCAACCTTGATTCTCCATGGCACGAAAGACAGCACAGTTCCCTACGCTTCGGTCGTCGCATTCGAAGCTGAGATGAAAAAAGCCGGCAGACCCTGCAAGTTAGTAGGCTACGAAGGTGCAGAACATGGCTTCTTCAATCGAGGTGAAAACTATGACAAGACTCTCACTGAAGCTGACAAATTTCTGGTAGACCTCGGCTGGATCAAAAAATGA